The sequence TCCACTTCTATGCGTCGTTTTATTCTAGCTCCGGTTTGTAGTGCATTCCTCAGCCTGCTGTGCCTGCACGGTGCAGCTGGGCAGAGCGGGGTAGGCTACACCAGTGTGTACCTCTCCGGCGGACTGAACGCCATAAACTTTACCGACCTGAATGACCGCCTGAAAGAGAACAACCTGCCCGAGGTAGGTAGCATGGCCTACGGCGGTTCATTCGGCGTTTACAGGGCCATAGACGGCAGGGTTATCGTAGGCCTGGAGGGAACCCTCTATGCGAGCCAAAATAGAGAAGACAGCCTAAGGAGCAACCTGCTGGGCGGCTACGGCCTGCTCCAGGTGGGCTATAGCCTGGTACACAAGCGGTGGCTGGAGTTCTTCCCCCTGGTGGGGGTGGGCTATGGCTCCATGCGGATAGGGGTGCGGGCCGACCTGCCCGAGGGTTCTTTTCCGGATAATGTGAGCGGCCCCGGCAACGTACGCGAGCTGACAAGCCGCGGACCCGTTATCCTGCTCGGTGCCGGTGTTCAGGCCCGCTTTGGCCAGCGAAACGGCTACTACCTGGGGGCACGCGCCGGCTATGTAAACATGGGAAACAGCGGCTGGCGCTACAGCGGCGGCCAGCTGACCGATGCCCCCACTGCCTCCAGCAGCAGCTTCTTTCTGAACCTAACGCTGGGCATGTTTCTGCACGACCTGTACTAGGATTGGGCCGGCCTGTATGGGCGCGTAACACCCCTGCCTGCCCCACAGGGCAGGTAGCTAGACGTAGGCTGGGGCAAAAATGCCTAGCTTTACGCACTCCTAAGATTAACACGAAAATGAATATACTGGTGCTGGGAAGCGGGGGGCGCGAGCATGCCCTGGCGTGGGCGTTGGCTCGTACGGAGCGGGTGTATATCGCCCCGGGCAATGCGGGTACGGAAGCTGTGGGGACAAACCTGGCCCTGGACCCC is a genomic window of Bacteroidota bacterium containing:
- a CDS encoding phosphoribosylamine--glycine ligase (catalyzes the formation of N(1)-(5-phospho-D-ribosyl)glycinamide from 5-phospho-D-ribosylamine and glycine in purine biosynthesis), which translates into the protein MNILVLGSGGREHALAWALARTERVYIAPGNAGTEAVGTNLALDP